One genomic window of Helicobacter canis includes the following:
- a CDS encoding peptidyl-prolyl cis-trans isomerase — protein sequence MLSSLHPKAMLACLLMCVSLALGDTQDSPKPQVSKQASNIVGGIAIKVNNDPITLYEIQSLSAKQHISKDKAQEILIAQRLKDQEIKRLNIAIDDMRLEQEIESIAAQNNLSYQQFIQALYQQGISTESYKQKLKDQIQTRELMRNILLSSSTSSEETMRKYYDTHKSEFITATKVQAIRYSSKDPKLLERAIANTSLTLNGVEKTPETLTLSMLNPQIAQMFSQLQTGQFSPILDAGNGSYVAFLVQDKSGENAMSFEEAKNFIAQKLAQDHQEQILSEYFEKIKQKAHIEYVRK from the coding sequence ATGCTATCATCTCTCCACCCTAAGGCTATGCTGGCTTGTTTGCTTATGTGCGTAAGCCTTGCTCTAGGCGATACACAAGATTCTCCCAAGCCCCAAGTAAGCAAGCAAGCAAGCAATATAGTAGGCGGGATCGCCATAAAGGTCAATAACGACCCCATCACGCTCTATGAGATACAAAGCCTAAGTGCCAAGCAGCACATCTCCAAGGACAAAGCCCAAGAGATTTTGATCGCCCAAAGACTCAAAGATCAAGAAATCAAGCGACTTAATATCGCCATTGATGATATGCGACTTGAGCAAGAGATAGAATCTATCGCCGCACAAAACAACCTTAGCTACCAGCAGTTTATCCAAGCTCTCTATCAGCAAGGCATATCCACAGAATCCTACAAGCAAAAGCTCAAAGATCAAATCCAAACGCGCGAGCTTATGCGCAATATCTTGCTATCATCAAGCACTTCTAGCGAAGAAACTATGCGCAAGTATTACGACACGCACAAAAGCGAGTTTATAACAGCGACCAAAGTGCAAGCTATCCGCTATAGCTCCAAAGACCCAAAGCTCCTTGAACGCGCCATAGCCAACACAAGCCTAACCCTAAATGGTGTAGAAAAAACCCCAGAAACTCTCACACTAAGTATGCTAAATCCGCAAATCGCACAGATGTTTTCCCAGCTACAAACAGGGCAGTTTAGCCCTATTTTAGACGCGGGTAATGGCAGCTATGTCGCATTTTTGGTGCAGGATAAAAGCGGTGAAAATGCGATGAGCTTTGAAGAAGCCAAAAACTTCATCGCCCAAAAGCTCGCCCAAGACCACCAAGAGCAAATCTTGAGTGAATATTTTGAAAAAATCAAGCAAAAAGCCCATATCGAATATGTCCGCAAATAG
- the rplU gene encoding 50S ribosomal protein L21, producing the protein MYAILKNGGKQYKVEQGSIILLDKLSLEPKSKISFEEVLALHDGKSIVVGTPFVAGAKIEAEVINEGRGKKVITFKKRRRKDSKTKRGFRRDFTRVRITSITK; encoded by the coding sequence ATGTATGCGATTTTGAAGAATGGAGGCAAGCAATACAAGGTAGAGCAAGGGAGCATTATCCTGCTTGATAAACTAAGCCTTGAGCCAAAGTCAAAAATCAGCTTTGAAGAAGTGCTGGCACTGCACGATGGCAAGTCTATCGTAGTAGGCACACCATTTGTCGCAGGCGCGAAGATAGAAGCTGAAGTGATCAACGAAGGTCGCGGGAAAAAGGTCATAACCTTTAAAAAACGCAGAAGAAAAGATAGTAAGACTAAGCGCGGATTTCGCCGAGATTTCACACGCGTGAGAATCACAAGTATCACAAAATAA
- a CDS encoding RidA family protein has protein sequence MKPKSIHTPNAPQAIGPYSQAICFGDLIFTSGSIALQANGEFVQGGIKEQSEQVMQNLQAVLEASGSGLEYVLKTTCFLADMGDFAVFNEIYAKAFGTHKPARSTIAVKSLPKDALVEVEVIATKKVDSSS, from the coding sequence ATGAAACCAAAGTCTATCCACACGCCAAACGCCCCTCAAGCCATAGGTCCCTACTCACAGGCGATATGTTTTGGGGATTTGATCTTTACTTCTGGTTCTATCGCCTTGCAAGCTAATGGCGAGTTTGTCCAAGGTGGGATCAAAGAGCAAAGCGAGCAAGTTATGCAAAATCTCCAAGCAGTGCTTGAAGCAAGCGGATCCGGGCTTGAATATGTGCTAAAAACCACTTGCTTTTTGGCTGATATGGGGGATTTCGCAGTGTTTAATGAGATCTATGCCAAGGCATTTGGCACGCACAAGCCCGCGCGCAGCACCATAGCTGTCAAATCCCTGCCAAAAGACGCGCTAGTAGAGGTAGAAGTGATCGCTACTAAAAAAGTGGATTCTAGCTCATAG
- a CDS encoding phosphatase PAP2 family protein: MRPRSFAVLFCPRIHFSRLCQRVVLVCALCGLCVPSLHAKPGDAFESWGDVFQFLPLMAGAYALARQDYHGVAQLALGTGSTLAITFASKYTFVGISRANDRLAGISQRPNNGSFDGFPSGHTSSAFSAAGFMQKRYGWKLGLPTTLLATSVGISRITSERHTALQVIAGALLGYGLGYLCAKRLKNVVLHIDVSTAAIPAPQAIAQGITYEQIYKASVLYRF; the protein is encoded by the coding sequence ATGCGCCCTAGAAGTTTTGCCGTGCTATTTTGCCCTAGAATCCACTTTTCTCGCCTATGCCAGCGCGTAGTGCTTGTGTGCGCACTCTGCGGACTTTGTGTGCCAAGCCTACACGCAAAGCCCGGCGATGCTTTTGAATCGTGGGGCGATGTGTTTCAGTTTCTCCCACTAATGGCTGGGGCGTATGCCCTAGCTAGGCAAGACTACCACGGAGTAGCCCAGCTAGCCCTTGGCACAGGCAGCACACTTGCCATCACCTTTGCAAGCAAATACACCTTTGTAGGCATATCCCGAGCAAACGACAGGCTAGCTGGCATTAGCCAACGCCCCAATAACGGCTCCTTTGATGGCTTCCCAAGCGGGCATACCTCATCAGCCTTTAGCGCAGCAGGCTTTATGCAAAAGCGTTATGGCTGGAAGCTTGGGCTGCCTACTACACTGCTTGCTACTTCTGTCGGTATATCGCGCATAACAAGCGAGCGGCACACGGCGTTGCAAGTCATCGCAGGTGCGCTACTAGGCTATGGGCTAGGCTATCTATGCGCCAAACGGCTCAAAAATGTCGTGCTGCATATAGATGTAAGCACAGCAGCTATCCCCGCTCCACAAGCTATCGCCCAGGGCATTACTTATGAGCAGATCTATAAAGCAAGCGTGCTATATAGATTCTAG
- a CDS encoding YifB family Mg chelatase-like AAA ATPase: MVNKILCATRNGIGGEIVQVQANFVRALPAFVITGLANSSIQESKQRIQSALHHIGFHFPALKIAINLAPADLAKSGSHFDLPIALLIALHKKGIDTQEWFAFGELALDGTLTYNDNIYPLLLEIALRHQNAKVILPTSGQELFCHLPHLQIYYASSLQEALQILESPESTPAKTQTTLNFDTIHIGDTDYYYEREFPLDFIEVKGQEIAKRAALIAASGFHNILYEGSPGCGKSMIAKRLRYILPPMSLEEMIESVKLQALSAQKPSYTPLRPFRSPHQSASKSSILGSATQNEAKPGEIALAHQGILFFDELPHFGKEVLESLREPLENNELVVSRVHSKISYPTAFLFVGAQNPCPCGNLLSPSKECRCTPKDISSYKSRLSEPFLDRIDLFVQMQENEQDPKPSLDSATMQQMVFHAFSAQKQRGQSRLNGKLSEREVEEICILDDATQRILLQARERFNLSHRAIQKLKKLSRTIADLDNAKDIAKSHFLEALSYRYIS; encoded by the coding sequence ATGGTCAATAAGATTCTATGTGCGACAAGAAATGGTATCGGCGGAGAGATCGTCCAAGTGCAGGCAAATTTCGTGCGTGCTTTGCCTGCCTTTGTCATCACAGGGCTTGCCAATAGCTCAATCCAAGAAAGCAAGCAGAGGATCCAAAGCGCGCTGCACCACATCGGCTTCCATTTCCCCGCGCTAAAAATCGCTATCAACCTAGCCCCTGCCGATCTAGCAAAATCCGGTAGCCACTTTGATTTGCCCATAGCTTTGCTAATTGCCCTGCATAAAAAGGGGATAGATACACAAGAGTGGTTTGCCTTTGGCGAGCTAGCCTTAGATGGCACACTCACTTATAATGACAATATCTATCCACTTTTGCTTGAAATAGCCCTGCGCCACCAAAATGCCAAGGTGATTTTGCCTACTTCTGGGCAAGAGCTTTTCTGCCATTTGCCACATTTGCAAATTTATTATGCAAGCAGCTTGCAAGAAGCATTGCAAATCCTAGAATCCCCAGAATCCACCCCTGCTAAGACACAAACTACACTAAACTTTGATACGATCCATATTGGCGATACAGACTACTACTACGAGCGAGAGTTCCCGCTAGATTTTATCGAAGTAAAGGGGCAGGAGATCGCCAAAAGAGCGGCACTCATCGCCGCAAGTGGATTCCACAATATCCTCTATGAAGGCAGTCCGGGCTGCGGGAAAAGTATGATTGCTAAACGCCTGCGCTATATATTGCCGCCGATGAGTTTAGAAGAGATGATAGAGAGTGTCAAGCTCCAAGCCCTAAGCGCGCAAAAGCCCAGCTACACGCCACTGCGCCCTTTCCGCTCACCACATCAAAGCGCGTCAAAATCCTCTATCCTAGGCTCTGCTACGCAAAATGAAGCCAAGCCCGGCGAGATCGCCCTAGCCCATCAGGGGATATTGTTTTTTGATGAGCTGCCGCATTTTGGCAAAGAGGTGCTAGAATCCTTGCGCGAGCCACTTGAAAACAACGAGCTTGTAGTCTCGCGCGTGCATAGCAAGATCAGCTACCCTACAGCGTTTTTATTTGTAGGAGCGCAAAATCCCTGCCCCTGCGGCAATCTCCTAAGCCCCTCTAAAGAATGCCGCTGCACGCCAAAAGACATTAGCTCCTACAAATCGCGCCTTAGCGAGCCATTTTTAGATCGCATAGATCTCTTTGTGCAAATGCAAGAAAACGAGCAAGACCCCAAGCCCTCACTAGATTCTGCTACGATGCAGCAAATGGTCTTCCACGCTTTTAGCGCGCAAAAGCAGCGCGGACAAAGCAGGCTAAATGGCAAGCTAAGTGAGCGCGAGGTAGAAGAAATCTGTATCCTAGATGATGCTACGCAAAGAATCTTGCTCCAAGCAAGAGAGCGATTCAACCTCTCGCACCGCGCGATCCAAAAGCTTAAAAAGCTCTCGCGCACGATCGCTGATTTGGACAATGCCAAGGACATTGCTAAATCGCACTTTTTAGAAGCTTTAAGCTACCGATATATCTCTTAG
- the rpmA gene encoding 50S ribosomal protein L27, with protein MAHKKGQGSTQNNRDSAGRRLGVKKFGSQFVRAGNIIIRQRGTKVHPGDNVGIGKDHTIYALIDGVVQFSQKTKERKKVSVIPAANS; from the coding sequence ATGGCACACAAGAAAGGTCAAGGAAGCACCCAGAATAATAGGGATTCTGCAGGGAGAAGACTAGGCGTTAAGAAATTTGGCTCGCAATTTGTCCGTGCGGGTAATATCATCATCCGCCAAAGAGGGACAAAAGTCCATCCCGGAGATAATGTAGGGATCGGCAAAGACCACACGATCTACGCGCTCATCGATGGGGTCGTGCAATTCTCACAGAAGACCAAAGAGCGCAAGAAAGTCTCTGTAATCCCAGCTGCTAACTCCTAG
- the rnhA gene encoding ribonuclease HI, with the protein MKDLTIYADGSSLGNPGAGGYCAILLYKGIKKIVQGGEPDTTNNRMELMAVLQALKVLKEPCRIKIYTDSQYVAQGINEWLPGWIRKNFREVKNPDLWRRYIALKEQHIIQAQWIKGHNGDLLNEECDRIARSQAQQIQNLAQHIETPKTLLDM; encoded by the coding sequence ATGAAAGATCTTACAATCTATGCAGATGGCTCATCACTTGGCAATCCGGGAGCTGGCGGCTACTGCGCTATTTTGCTCTATAAAGGTATCAAAAAGATTGTCCAAGGTGGCGAGCCAGATACGACAAACAATCGTATGGAGCTTATGGCAGTGCTACAAGCCCTAAAGGTGCTAAAAGAGCCCTGCCGTATCAAAATCTACACAGACTCTCAATATGTCGCACAAGGCATTAACGAGTGGCTCCCCGGCTGGATACGCAAAAACTTCCGCGAAGTGAAAAATCCCGATTTATGGCGGCGATACATCGCCCTAAAAGAGCAGCACATTATCCAAGCCCAATGGATCAAGGGGCATAATGGTGATTTACTCAATGAAGAATGTGATAGAATTGCACGATCTCAAGCACAGCAGATACAAAACCTAGCACAGCATATTGAAACACCAAAAACACTGCTTGATATGTAA
- the rnc gene encoding ribonuclease III — MTSLKRLQQLLGYSFKNESLLLEALTHKSYIKSSNNERLEFLGDAVLDLLVGEYLFDRFPKYNEGKLSKMRSSLVNEKSFAIFARDYGIGSLLRLSSSEEQNHGRDKDSLLSNAFEAIIGAIYKEAGIDCARKIVYHILTKHYPNMKIQDLALDYKTTLQEITQERFGVLPIYKLLSQEGPDHKKRFTMQILIDNIEYGTASGTSKKLAEQACAKIAYEKLTQDSPKQSKAKKQGAKL, encoded by the coding sequence ATGACTTCTCTTAAACGCTTGCAGCAGCTTTTAGGATATAGCTTTAAAAATGAGTCCTTGCTGCTTGAAGCACTCACACACAAAAGCTACATAAAATCCAGCAATAATGAGCGTTTAGAATTCCTAGGCGATGCGGTTTTAGATTTGCTTGTGGGGGAATATCTCTTTGATCGCTTCCCTAAATACAACGAAGGCAAGCTCTCCAAAATGCGTTCAAGCCTTGTCAATGAAAAAAGCTTCGCCATTTTTGCGCGCGATTATGGTATCGGCTCTTTATTGCGGCTCTCAAGCAGTGAGGAGCAAAACCACGGCAGAGATAAGGACTCTCTGCTCTCCAATGCCTTTGAAGCGATCATTGGAGCTATCTATAAAGAAGCAGGGATTGATTGCGCGCGCAAAATTGTCTATCATATCCTTACCAAGCACTACCCCAATATGAAAATCCAAGATTTAGCCCTTGATTACAAAACCACCTTGCAAGAAATCACACAAGAACGCTTTGGCGTGCTGCCTATATATAAGCTCCTAAGCCAAGAAGGACCCGATCATAAAAAGCGTTTCACAATGCAAATCCTTATTGATAATATCGAATACGGCACGGCTTCTGGCACTTCAAAAAAGCTTGCCGAGCAAGCGTGCGCAAAAATCGCGTATGAAAAGCTCACGCAAGACTCCCCCAAGCAAAGCAAAGCAAAGAAGCAAGGAGCAAAGCTATGA
- a CDS encoding thiol:disulfide interchange protein DsbA/DsbL translates to MKNVGYKVLSGLFICVLSVKLFGIEVKEGTDYVVLKNPIPNAENSVIEVYSYACPFCFKYAKILPQIIEKIPEGVEFRPYHLEQKGDYGKLANELFAVLIAKDRQEGIRLFDSKSLFHRALNVYFEEYHIHKNRWGDGRDPQSFLETGLKAAGISEEDYRQALSTPEVKKLLKDWESSYDIAIIQGIPAFVVNGKYLIKISELKSLDDLGEKITELLSR, encoded by the coding sequence ATGAAAAATGTGGGATACAAGGTATTATCAGGGCTTTTTATATGTGTGCTTAGTGTGAAGCTATTTGGTATAGAGGTTAAAGAGGGCACAGATTATGTCGTGCTGAAAAATCCTATCCCCAATGCGGAAAATTCTGTGATTGAGGTATATAGCTATGCGTGTCCATTTTGCTTCAAATACGCCAAAATCCTGCCACAAATCATTGAGAAAATCCCTGAAGGAGTGGAGTTCCGTCCTTATCATTTAGAGCAAAAGGGCGATTACGGCAAGCTAGCAAATGAGCTTTTTGCAGTGCTAATTGCCAAGGATAGGCAAGAAGGCATTAGACTATTTGATAGCAAATCACTCTTTCACCGCGCGTTGAATGTGTATTTTGAGGAATATCATATCCATAAAAACCGCTGGGGAGATGGCAGAGATCCGCAAAGCTTCCTAGAAACAGGGCTCAAAGCTGCGGGGATTAGCGAGGAGGATTACCGCCAAGCCCTTAGCACACCAGAGGTAAAAAAGCTCCTTAAAGATTGGGAGTCAAGCTATGATATAGCTATTATTCAAGGGATCCCGGCATTTGTGGTCAATGGCAAATATCTCATCAAAATCAGTGAGCTAAAATCCCTTGATGATTTAGGGGAGAAAATCACAGAGCTTTTATCGCGCTAG
- a CDS encoding lipopolysaccharide assembly protein LapB has protein sequence MLDYLATMYRDPLFGITILVGIIVILVFADYGRNRYRAKKRQIALENFTKSYDGSALSDELVEFLHLAKNPTPPLLLLAKTYAKAGDSAMAIKIYLSLLDTTRNPQEKIIILESLGITYFDAGFLQRAKNIFLEILKTHPRNTQILSYLMRAHENMGEYRAALDTLECLDELNAQEERELRQMKQYLHFMILSQDSLLPLDKKHREIISLMRSSGQINRLVLEYLFTYDRERFWEELVRFHTITFCLDILWRCDKAEVPFERLKSRPDILQVFIAKGFYAPVDSRQTKTQSPESTFSHNATQTHKADSKEKMDCHENPCGFSHNDKENSSCEKVDSSNEAFSSSLRADLSAWQSTSNNAQKIQKVDSRDNAKSIKNLESTFDTNAQNVEKSQSKQAEVVLDSGSQAAEKVDSRISTHNAQIPNNPAKDSRICIEIFELEVLRVLAEHSTQRGELSFEYRCHHCKNLFPFDSYRCPICAKMGEMDLVYKIIKHHTQRQNL, from the coding sequence ATGCTTGATTATCTAGCTACTATGTATCGCGATCCTTTGTTTGGGATCACTATTTTAGTGGGCATTATTGTGATTTTGGTATTTGCAGATTATGGGCGCAATCGCTACCGCGCTAAAAAGCGTCAAATCGCCCTAGAAAACTTCACCAAATCCTACGACGGCAGCGCATTAAGCGATGAGCTAGTGGAGTTTCTCCACCTAGCCAAAAACCCCACCCCACCCCTACTACTGCTTGCTAAAACCTACGCCAAAGCCGGCGATAGTGCTATGGCGATCAAAATCTACCTAAGCCTGCTTGATACCACGCGCAATCCACAGGAAAAAATCATTATCCTAGAATCTTTGGGCATTACTTATTTTGATGCAGGCTTTTTGCAAAGGGCGAAAAATATCTTTCTTGAGATTCTAAAAACCCACCCCAGAAACACCCAAATCCTAAGCTATCTAATGCGCGCCCACGAAAATATGGGAGAATATCGCGCAGCCCTTGATACGCTTGAATGCTTAGATGAGCTAAATGCCCAAGAAGAGCGAGAGCTAAGGCAGATGAAGCAATACCTCCACTTTATGATTCTCTCTCAAGACTCCTTGCTGCCATTAGACAAAAAGCATAGAGAGATCATAAGCCTTATGCGATCTAGTGGGCAGATCAATCGCTTGGTGCTAGAATATCTCTTCACCTATGATAGGGAGAGATTTTGGGAGGAGCTTGTGCGCTTCCATACAATCACATTTTGCCTAGATATTTTATGGCGATGCGATAAGGCAGAAGTGCCATTTGAGAGACTTAAATCGCGCCCAGATATTTTGCAAGTCTTTATCGCCAAAGGATTTTATGCACCGGTGGATTCTAGACAGACAAAGACACAAAGCCCAGAATCCACTTTTTCACACAATGCCACACAAACGCACAAAGCGGATTCTAAAGAAAAAATGGATTGCCACGAAAATCCTTGCGGATTTTCTCACAATGACAAAGAAAATAGCTCTTGTGAAAAAGTGGATTCTAGCAATGAAGCTTTTTCATCGTCATTGCGAGCCGACTTGTCGGCGTGGCAATCTACAAGCAACAACGCCCAAAAAATACAAAAAGTGGATTCTAGGGACAATGCTAAAAGTATAAAAAACCTAGAATCCACTTTTGATACAAACGCTCAAAATGTAGAAAAATCGCAGAGCAAACAGGCTGAAGTCGTGCTTGATAGCGGCTCGCAGGCGGCAGAAAAAGTGGATTCTAGGATTTCTACCCACAACGCCCAAATTCCAAACAACCCCGCTAAGGATTCTAGGATTTGCATAGAAATCTTTGAGCTAGAAGTGCTGCGCGTGCTTGCGGAGCACTCTACACAACGGGGTGAATTAAGCTTTGAATATCGATGTCATCATTGTAAAAATCTCTTCCCATTTGACTCCTATCGCTGCCCTATTTGCGCGAAAATGGGAGAAATGGATCTCGTGTATAAAATCATCAAACACCACACACAAAGGCAGAACTTATGA
- the aroC gene encoding chorismate synthase: MNTFGQALRISTFGESHGLGVGCVIDGFPAGIVIDTELLAAQMQRRKGGQTPYATPRKEEDKVEILSGVFDGKSTGAPIALFIPNTNTKSKDYEAIKDIFRPGHADFTYHEKYGARDYRGGGRSSARESAVRVASGAFAKMLLQELGITCESGILHIGTHKGENIDFAYAKTSEIFALDKAVESAQKHAILEARKNGDSIGGCALVRAFSPNGALKGLGQPLYYKLSGAIGAMMMGLNGVKALEIGDGIESSTRLGSQNNDNMDSSGFTSNHCGGILGGIGTGEEIRIKIYFKPTPSIFLPQQTIDTSKQPKNLSLKGRHDPCIAVRGSVVCESMLALILADMALLHTHTRIDSIKDFYNAP; this comes from the coding sequence ATGAATACATTTGGGCAAGCATTACGCATAAGCACTTTTGGCGAGTCTCACGGCTTAGGCGTAGGCTGTGTGATCGATGGCTTCCCAGCTGGCATAGTGATTGACACCGAGCTGCTAGCGGCGCAAATGCAGCGGCGCAAAGGCGGGCAAACGCCTTATGCCACACCACGCAAAGAAGAAGATAAAGTAGAAATTTTAAGCGGCGTGTTTGATGGCAAAAGCACAGGCGCACCTATCGCGCTTTTTATCCCAAATACCAACACAAAGTCCAAAGACTATGAAGCGATCAAAGATATATTCCGCCCCGGACACGCAGATTTTACCTACCACGAAAAATATGGGGCTAGAGACTATCGCGGTGGTGGCAGAAGCTCTGCCAGAGAGAGTGCTGTGCGCGTGGCTAGTGGGGCGTTTGCTAAAATGCTTTTGCAAGAGCTTGGCATCACTTGTGAGAGTGGGATTTTACACATAGGGACACACAAGGGCGAGAATATCGACTTTGCCTATGCAAAAACAAGCGAGATTTTCGCCCTAGATAAAGCCGTAGAATCCGCCCAAAAGCACGCTATCCTAGAAGCACGCAAAAATGGCGATAGTATCGGTGGCTGCGCGCTTGTGCGAGCCTTTAGCCCAAATGGTGCGCTCAAAGGACTAGGGCAGCCACTTTACTATAAGCTTAGTGGGGCGATTGGGGCTATGATGATGGGGCTAAATGGTGTCAAAGCCCTAGAAATAGGCGATGGCATAGAATCTAGCACAAGACTAGGGAGTCAAAACAATGACAATATGGATTCTAGTGGCTTTACTAGCAATCATTGTGGGGGGATTTTAGGAGGGATTGGGACAGGTGAAGAGATCCGCATAAAGATCTATTTCAAGCCAACGCCTAGCATTTTTCTCCCCCAGCAGACAATCGATACAAGCAAACAGCCCAAAAATCTAAGCCTAAAAGGACGCCACGACCCGTGTATCGCAGTGCGAGGAAGTGTGGTGTGTGAGAGTATGCTAGCTCTCATTCTAGCGGATATGGCACTACTGCACACGCACACAAGGATAGATTCTATCAAGGACTTTTACAATGCGCCCTAG
- a CDS encoding MFS transporter: protein MTHTSTQKSSSKGIFALALSAFCMGVTEFIVAGILPDIATHFMISQPVAGWLVTIYAIGVVIGAPILTIPISRLDRKYQLMLNLSIFLLANLIVAISDHFYLTLCARFVAGCMHGVFFVIATIAAMKIAKEGKQNTALALMVSGLTIALVTGIPLGTFVGQLFGFQAIFWLIVVLTGVAIASVWLIMPNIQGQRTFIRNLFRALCVPKLLRAYIVTACTCGASFVLYTYIAEFLLVLSRFDKQSIASILLLYGGSAVVGNLLGGKITDIKGSIISLRLMLGAQIITYALMSISAYSQVFVLINLCVMGMVSFASIAPLKSLAVLLSHKYAKGFEDSAISVNEGSFNVGIASASALGGAIFAHLGIEFNALFAALFALPAFAIVLLMPRSL, encoded by the coding sequence ATGACACACACAAGCACACAAAAGTCTTCATCAAAGGGCATTTTCGCGCTTGCTTTAAGCGCGTTTTGTATGGGGGTTACAGAGTTTATTGTCGCAGGGATTTTGCCTGATATTGCCACACATTTTATGATCTCACAGCCTGTGGCTGGCTGGCTTGTAACCATCTATGCCATTGGCGTGGTGATTGGCGCACCGATTTTGACAATCCCCATAAGCAGGCTTGATCGCAAATATCAGCTTATGCTAAATCTCTCTATCTTTTTGCTAGCAAATCTTATTGTCGCTATAAGTGATCATTTTTATCTCACGCTTTGTGCGCGCTTTGTGGCTGGCTGTATGCACGGCGTGTTTTTTGTCATCGCTACTATTGCCGCGATGAAAATCGCCAAAGAAGGGAAGCAAAACACCGCGCTAGCACTAATGGTATCTGGGCTTACGATTGCGCTTGTTACAGGCATACCTTTGGGGACATTTGTGGGGCAGCTCTTTGGCTTTCAGGCGATCTTTTGGCTTATTGTGGTGCTTACAGGTGTGGCGATCGCTAGTGTGTGGCTGATTATGCCAAATATACAAGGGCAAAGGACCTTTATCCGCAATCTTTTTCGCGCCCTTTGTGTGCCTAAGCTCTTGCGTGCATATATCGTAACTGCCTGCACTTGCGGGGCGAGCTTTGTGCTTTATACTTATATCGCGGAGTTTTTGCTGGTGCTTTCGCGTTTTGATAAGCAGTCTATCGCTTCGATTTTGCTTTTGTATGGTGGGAGTGCGGTCGTGGGGAATCTACTAGGCGGGAAAATCACGGATATAAAAGGCTCTATCATCTCGCTTCGCCTAATGCTTGGCGCACAGATCATTACTTACGCGCTTATGAGTATTAGCGCGTATTCTCAAGTGTTTGTGCTGATCAATTTATGCGTTATGGGTATGGTGAGCTTCGCTTCTATCGCGCCGCTAAAGTCGCTTGCTGTTCTTTTGTCGCACAAATATGCTAAGGGCTTTGAAGATAGTGCCATTAGCGTTAATGAAGGCTCGTTTAATGTAGGGATCGCGAGTGCTAGTGCGCTTGGCGGGGCGATTTTCGCGCATTTGGGGATAGAGTTTAATGCCCTGTTTGCCGCGCTTTTCGCGCTGCCGGCATTTGCGATCGTGCTGCTTATGCCTAGGAGCTTGTAG
- the dsbI gene encoding protein-disulfide oxidoreductase DsbI, protein MSWLHQVALWLHKWQARRLGWILLAGVSLGLVVFSHYVLQVYGYMRPCEQCVYIRYAFVVFACGASLVALAPSGRVAFGVGYVCMLYACVRGLVAAWQLHRIHTAIHSDEVVFGIRGCSMQAHFDFGLPLDRWLPEWFAPSGDCGFDMPIIPSGVALSGLRKAFVELYANGWYLLPKWEIGTMAQCCLVIFSALLVMIMLLAWGRWIARGR, encoded by the coding sequence GTGAGCTGGCTACATCAAGTCGCGCTATGGTTGCATAAGTGGCAAGCGCGGCGTTTAGGGTGGATTCTACTAGCGGGGGTGAGTTTGGGGCTTGTGGTGTTCTCACACTATGTGCTGCAAGTGTATGGCTATATGCGCCCTTGTGAGCAGTGCGTGTATATCCGCTATGCTTTTGTGGTGTTTGCTTGTGGGGCAAGCTTGGTCGCGCTTGCCCCGAGCGGTAGGGTAGCCTTTGGCGTGGGGTATGTGTGTATGCTCTATGCGTGCGTGCGGGGGCTGGTGGCGGCGTGGCAGCTGCATAGAATCCACACAGCTATCCATAGCGATGAGGTGGTGTTTGGCATACGCGGCTGCTCTATGCAAGCACACTTTGACTTTGGGCTGCCGCTAGATCGCTGGCTGCCAGAGTGGTTTGCTCCAAGTGGGGATTGTGGGTTTGATATGCCTATAATCCCAAGTGGCGTGGCACTTAGTGGTTTGCGCAAGGCTTTTGTAGAGCTTTATGCAAATGGGTGGTATCTCTTGCCTAAGTGGGAGATCGGCACGATGGCGCAATGCTGCTTGGTGATCTTTAGCGCACTTTTGGTGATGATTATGCTTCTTGCGTGGGGGAGATGGATTGCGCGGGGGAGATGA